One window of the Streptomyces sp. TS71-3 genome contains the following:
- the cimA gene encoding citramalate synthase has protein sequence MNSTGQATDDRFEAFHVFDTTLRDGAQREGINLTVADKLAIARHLDDFGVGFIEGGWPGANPRDTEFFARAREEITFRHARLVAFGATRRAGASAAEDPQVRALLESGAPVITVVAKAHDRHVELALRTTLEENLEMVRDTVSYLCAQGRRVFVDCEHFFDGHRANPEYATSVVRTAAEAGADVVVLCDTNGGMLPAQVQATVATVLAETGARIGIHTQDDSGCAVANTLAAVDAGATHVQCTANGYGERVGNANLFPVVAALELKHGRQVLPEGSLQEMTRVSHAIAEVVNLAPSTHQPYVGVSAFAHKAGLHASAIKVDPDLYQHVDPELVGNRLRMLVSDMAGRASIELKGKELGIDLGGDRELVGRVVERVKERELKGYSYEAADASFELLLREEAEGRPLRYFRTESWRAIVEDRPDGTHANEATVKLWAKGERIVATAEGNGPVHALDRTLRVALERFYPQLAKLELVDYKVRILEGKHGTESTTRVLIATSDGSGEWSTVGVGDNVIAASWQALEDAYAYGLLRAGVHPAE, from the coding sequence ATGAACAGCACCGGTCAGGCCACGGACGACAGGTTCGAGGCGTTCCACGTCTTCGACACCACGCTGCGCGACGGCGCACAGCGCGAGGGCATCAACCTGACGGTCGCGGACAAGCTGGCCATCGCCCGGCACCTGGACGACTTCGGGGTGGGCTTCATCGAGGGCGGCTGGCCGGGCGCCAACCCCCGCGACACCGAGTTCTTCGCCCGCGCCCGCGAGGAGATCACCTTCCGGCACGCGCGCCTCGTGGCCTTCGGCGCCACCCGCCGCGCCGGCGCCAGCGCGGCCGAGGACCCGCAGGTCAGGGCGTTGCTGGAGTCGGGCGCGCCGGTGATCACGGTGGTCGCCAAGGCGCACGACCGCCATGTGGAGCTGGCCCTGCGCACCACGCTGGAGGAGAACCTGGAGATGGTCCGCGACACCGTCTCCTACCTGTGCGCGCAGGGCCGCCGCGTCTTCGTCGACTGCGAGCACTTCTTCGACGGCCACCGCGCCAACCCGGAGTACGCCACCTCCGTCGTGCGCACCGCCGCCGAGGCCGGCGCGGACGTCGTCGTGCTCTGCGACACCAACGGCGGCATGCTGCCCGCGCAGGTCCAGGCCACCGTCGCCACCGTGCTCGCCGAGACCGGCGCGAGGATCGGCATCCACACCCAGGACGACTCCGGCTGCGCGGTCGCCAACACGCTCGCCGCGGTGGACGCCGGCGCCACCCACGTGCAGTGCACCGCCAACGGATACGGGGAGCGGGTCGGCAACGCCAACCTCTTCCCGGTGGTCGCCGCGCTGGAGCTCAAGCACGGCAGGCAGGTACTGCCCGAGGGGAGCCTCCAGGAGATGACGCGCGTGTCGCACGCCATCGCCGAGGTCGTCAACCTCGCGCCGTCCACCCACCAGCCCTACGTGGGCGTCTCCGCGTTCGCGCACAAGGCCGGCCTGCACGCCTCCGCGATCAAGGTCGACCCGGACCTCTACCAGCACGTCGACCCGGAGCTGGTCGGCAACCGCCTGCGCATGCTCGTCTCCGACATGGCAGGACGGGCCTCGATCGAGCTGAAGGGCAAGGAGCTCGGCATCGACCTCGGCGGCGACCGCGAGCTGGTCGGCCGGGTCGTCGAGCGGGTCAAGGAGCGCGAGCTCAAGGGCTACTCGTACGAGGCCGCCGACGCCTCCTTCGAGCTGCTGCTCCGCGAGGAGGCCGAGGGGCGCCCGCTGCGCTACTTCCGCACGGAGTCCTGGCGCGCCATCGTCGAGGACCGCCCCGACGGCACCCACGCCAACGAGGCCACCGTCAAGCTCTGGGCGAAGGGCGAGCGGATCGTCGCCACCGCCGAGGGCAACGGCCCCGTGCACGCGCTGGACCGCACCCTGCGCGTCGCCCTGGAGCGCTTCTACCCGCAGCTCGCCAAGCTGGAGCTGGTCGACTACAAGGTGCGCATCCTGGAGGGCAAGCACGGCACCGAGTCCACCACCCGCGTCCTCATCGCCACCTCCGACGGCAGCGGCGAGTGGTCCACGGTCGGCGTCGGCGACAACGTCATCGCCGCCTCCTGGCAGGCCCTGGAGGACGCCTACGCCTACGGCCTGCTGCGCGCCGGGGTCCACCCCGCCGAGTGA
- a CDS encoding glycoside hydrolase family 3 N-terminal domain-containing protein — MRKRALFVSAGLIAGLLPFASSATAAGAAGGEAGVVTDAAVYPVKGGDTARVEVALTTPGGAATARPVTVAYSTGGGSAAPDEDYTPVSGTVTFPAGTPSGTSRAVTVHTRAARGERTARTVPLTLDVTGAKAPEQQPQIVVGAQNMPYLDARLPVKDRVSDLLSRMSLADKVGQMTQAERAAIKDPADITGYRLGSLLSGGGSVPTSNTPAAWADMINGFQQRALATPLQIPLIYGVDSVHGHNNLVGSTIEPHNIGLGASRDPALAERTGEVTAAETRATGVPWAFAPCLCVSRDERWGRSYESFGEDPALVTSMETIVQGLQGPADGSELSRNDRVLATAKHFVGDGGTVYGTSTNGSYTIDQGITEVTRKQLEDIHLPPFREAVRRGVGSVMPSYSSMQITDEDDKPLKMHADGDLINGTLKGDMGFDGFVISDYAGIDQISPDYTADVRISVNAGVDMVMVPNAYQKFESALTDQVNAGSITGDRIDDAVSRILTQKFELGLFEHPYADTSGAGDIGSAAHRQVARQAAAESQVLLKNGTGADPVLPLKKSQKVYVAGSNADDLGNQTGGWTVTWQGGSGAITKGTTILQGMRQAAPSARIDYSKDASAPTSGYDVGVVVVGEKPYAEGVGDVGNGHDLQLSAADKAAVDKVCGAMKCAVLIVSGRPELIGDRLGEMDAVVASWLPGTEGEGVADVLYGAKPFTGQLPVSWPRSEDQLPINVGDATYDPQFPFGWGLTTKGSPARGGAVTLKVLKGLATAAEHLHSQKAGTALVAQARGLVQQRVGQHVTAAVSGPFADADHQLLTGHYAAAITKLTQAYSAA, encoded by the coding sequence ATGCGCAAGAGAGCCCTGTTCGTCTCGGCCGGCCTGATCGCGGGCCTGCTGCCGTTCGCCTCGTCGGCCACCGCGGCCGGCGCGGCCGGTGGCGAGGCCGGTGTGGTGACCGACGCCGCGGTCTATCCCGTCAAGGGTGGCGACACCGCGCGGGTCGAGGTCGCGCTCACCACCCCCGGCGGCGCCGCGACCGCCCGGCCCGTCACCGTCGCGTACTCCACGGGAGGGGGCAGCGCCGCGCCGGACGAGGACTACACCCCGGTCTCCGGCACGGTCACCTTCCCGGCCGGGACGCCCTCCGGCACGTCCCGGGCGGTCACGGTGCACACCCGCGCGGCCCGGGGCGAACGGACCGCGCGCACCGTCCCGTTGACGCTGGACGTCACCGGCGCCAAGGCCCCGGAGCAGCAGCCGCAGATCGTCGTCGGCGCCCAGAACATGCCGTACCTCGATGCCCGGCTGCCCGTCAAGGACCGGGTCTCGGACCTGCTGTCCCGGATGTCGCTCGCCGACAAGGTCGGCCAGATGACGCAGGCGGAGCGCGCCGCGATCAAGGACCCGGCCGACATCACCGGCTACCGGCTCGGCTCGCTGCTCTCCGGCGGCGGCTCCGTGCCCACTTCCAACACCCCGGCGGCCTGGGCCGACATGATCAACGGCTTCCAGCAGCGCGCCCTCGCCACCCCGCTCCAGATCCCGCTGATCTACGGCGTGGACTCGGTGCACGGCCACAACAACCTGGTCGGCTCCACCATCGAGCCGCACAACATCGGCCTCGGCGCCAGCCGCGACCCCGCCCTGGCCGAGAGGACCGGCGAGGTCACCGCCGCGGAGACCCGCGCCACCGGCGTCCCCTGGGCCTTCGCCCCCTGCCTCTGCGTCAGCCGCGACGAGCGCTGGGGCCGCTCGTACGAGTCGTTCGGCGAGGACCCGGCGCTGGTGACGTCCATGGAGACGATCGTCCAGGGCCTCCAGGGTCCCGCGGACGGCTCCGAACTCTCCCGGAACGACCGCGTGCTCGCGACCGCCAAGCACTTCGTCGGCGACGGCGGCACGGTGTACGGCACCTCCACCAACGGCAGTTACACGATCGACCAGGGCATCACCGAGGTGACCAGGAAGCAGCTGGAGGACATCCACCTCCCGCCGTTCCGGGAGGCGGTGCGGCGCGGCGTCGGCTCGGTGATGCCGTCCTACTCGTCGATGCAGATCACGGACGAGGACGACAAGCCCCTGAAGATGCACGCCGACGGTGACCTGATCAACGGCACCCTCAAGGGCGACATGGGCTTCGACGGCTTCGTCATCAGCGACTACGCCGGCATCGACCAGATCTCGCCCGACTACACCGCGGACGTGCGCATCTCCGTGAACGCGGGCGTCGACATGGTGATGGTGCCCAACGCGTACCAGAAGTTCGAGTCGGCGCTCACCGACCAGGTGAACGCGGGGAGCATCACCGGCGACCGCATCGACGACGCCGTCTCGCGCATCCTCACCCAGAAGTTCGAGCTGGGCCTCTTCGAGCACCCCTACGCGGACACCAGCGGCGCCGGCGACATCGGCTCCGCCGCGCACCGCCAGGTGGCCCGGCAGGCCGCGGCCGAGTCCCAGGTGCTGCTGAAGAACGGCACCGGCGCCGACCCCGTGCTGCCGCTGAAGAAGAGCCAGAAGGTGTACGTCGCCGGGTCCAACGCCGACGACCTGGGCAACCAGACCGGCGGCTGGACCGTCACCTGGCAGGGCGGCTCCGGCGCCATCACCAAGGGCACCACGATCCTCCAGGGCATGCGCCAGGCCGCGCCCAGCGCCAGGATCGACTACTCGAAGGACGCCTCGGCGCCCACCAGCGGCTACGACGTCGGCGTGGTCGTGGTCGGTGAGAAGCCGTACGCGGAGGGCGTGGGAGACGTCGGCAACGGCCACGACCTCCAGCTCAGCGCCGCCGACAAGGCCGCCGTCGACAAGGTCTGCGGCGCCATGAAGTGTGCCGTGCTGATCGTCTCGGGGCGCCCGGAGCTCATCGGCGACCGGCTCGGCGAGATGGACGCCGTGGTCGCCTCCTGGCTGCCCGGCACCGAGGGCGAGGGCGTCGCCGACGTGCTCTACGGCGCCAAGCCCTTCACCGGGCAGCTCCCGGTGAGCTGGCCGCGGTCGGAGGACCAGCTGCCCATCAACGTCGGGGACGCGACGTACGACCCGCAGTTCCCCTTCGGCTGGGGCCTGACCACCAAGGGGAGCCCGGCACGTGGCGGCGCCGTCACCCTGAAGGTGCTGAAGGGCCTGGCCACGGCCGCGGAGCACCTGCACTCCCAGAAGGCCGGCACCGCGTTGGTCGCGCAGGCGCGAGGGCTCGTCCAGCAGCGGGTGGGCCAGCACGTCACGGCCGCGGTGTCCGGGCCCTTCGCCGACGCCGACCACCAGCTGCTGACCGGGCACTACGCGGCGGCGATCACCAAGCTCACCCAGGCCTACAGCGCGGCCTGA
- a CDS encoding YceI family protein → MGIFGRGNAGTEASAPAQADPALTGDYTIDPAHTTIGFVARHAMVTNVTGGFQEFEGTLHLDAANPSASTASLDITMDSINTGANDRDVHLRSADFFDIEKHPKMTFRSTSAEAVGGDSYRITGDLSILGTTRQITIDLEFNGFAKDPFGNERVGFEGTSSLLRSEYGLTWNAALETGGVLVSDKIRLTFDISAIKQA, encoded by the coding sequence ATGGGCATCTTCGGACGGGGCAACGCAGGCACCGAGGCGTCAGCCCCCGCGCAGGCGGACCCGGCGCTCACCGGGGACTACACGATCGACCCCGCGCACACCACGATCGGCTTCGTCGCCCGGCACGCGATGGTCACCAACGTCACCGGCGGCTTCCAGGAGTTCGAGGGCACCCTGCACCTGGACGCCGCGAACCCGTCCGCGTCCACCGCGTCCCTGGACATCACGATGGACAGCATCAACACCGGGGCCAACGACCGCGACGTCCACCTGCGCAGCGCGGACTTCTTCGACATCGAGAAGCACCCGAAGATGACCTTCCGCTCGACGTCCGCCGAGGCGGTCGGCGGCGACTCCTACCGGATCACCGGCGACCTCTCCATCCTCGGCACCACCCGGCAGATCACCATCGACCTGGAGTTCAACGGCTTCGCCAAGGACCCGTTCGGCAACGAGCGCGTCGGCTTCGAGGGAACGTCCTCGCTGCTGCGCTCCGAGTACGGGCTGACGTGGAACGCCGCGCTGGAGACGGGCGGGGTGCTGGTCTCGGACAAGATCCGGCTGACCTTCGACATCTCGGCGATCAAGCAGGCCTGA
- a CDS encoding acyl-CoA carboxylase subunit beta yields MTVMEETAAPGGEPRDARGRVAELQAIRAEALRGPSDKATEAQHAKGKLTARERIELLLDPDSFHEVEQLRRHRATGFGLEAKKPYTDGVITGWGTVEGRTVFVYAHDFRIFGGALGEAHATKIHKIMDMAIAAGAPLVSLNDGAGARIQEGVSALAGYGGIFQRNTRASGVIPQISVMLGPCAGGAAYSPALTDFVFMVRDTSQMFITGPDVVKAVTGEEITQNGLGGADVHAETSGVAHFAYDDEETCLAEVRYLLSLLPQNNRENPPSIDCEDPADRRSDVLLDLVPADGNRPYDMTKVIEEVVDDGEYLEVHERWARNIICAFARLDGRVVGIIANQPQVLAGVLDIEASEKAARFVQMCDAFNIPIVTLLDVPGFLPGVDQEHGGIIRHGAKLLYAYCNATVPRISLILRKAYGGAYIVMDSQSIGADLTYAWPTNEIAVMGAEGAANVIFRRQIESAADPEATRARMVKEYKAELMHPYYAAERGLVDDVIDPAGTREVLIGSLAMLRTKHADLPSRKHGNPPQ; encoded by the coding sequence ATGACCGTTATGGAGGAGACCGCTGCCCCCGGGGGCGAGCCCAGGGACGCGCGCGGCCGGGTGGCGGAACTGCAGGCCATCCGTGCGGAGGCGCTGCGGGGCCCCAGCGACAAGGCGACCGAGGCCCAGCACGCCAAGGGCAAGCTGACCGCCCGCGAGCGGATCGAGCTGCTGCTCGACCCCGACTCGTTCCATGAAGTCGAGCAGCTCCGCCGGCACCGGGCGACGGGTTTCGGCCTGGAGGCGAAGAAGCCCTACACGGACGGCGTGATCACCGGCTGGGGCACGGTCGAGGGCCGCACCGTCTTCGTCTACGCCCACGACTTCCGGATCTTCGGCGGCGCCCTCGGCGAGGCCCACGCCACCAAGATCCACAAGATCATGGACATGGCCATCGCGGCCGGCGCGCCGCTGGTGTCCCTCAACGACGGCGCGGGCGCGCGCATCCAGGAGGGCGTCAGCGCCCTCGCGGGCTACGGCGGCATCTTCCAGCGCAACACCAGGGCCTCCGGTGTCATCCCGCAGATCAGCGTGATGCTCGGCCCGTGCGCCGGTGGCGCGGCCTACAGCCCCGCGCTGACCGACTTCGTCTTCATGGTCCGCGACACCTCGCAGATGTTCATCACGGGGCCGGACGTGGTCAAGGCCGTCACGGGCGAGGAGATCACCCAGAACGGCCTGGGCGGCGCGGACGTGCACGCCGAGACCTCGGGCGTCGCCCACTTCGCGTACGACGACGAGGAGACCTGCCTCGCCGAGGTGCGCTACCTGCTCTCGCTGCTGCCGCAGAACAACCGCGAGAACCCGCCGTCCATCGACTGCGAGGACCCCGCCGACCGGCGCAGCGACGTCCTGCTCGACCTGGTGCCCGCCGACGGCAACCGCCCCTACGACATGACCAAGGTCATCGAGGAGGTGGTCGACGACGGCGAGTACCTGGAGGTCCACGAGCGCTGGGCGCGCAACATCATCTGCGCGTTCGCCCGTCTCGACGGCCGGGTGGTGGGCATCATCGCCAACCAGCCCCAGGTGCTCGCCGGGGTGCTGGACATCGAGGCCTCGGAAAAAGCTGCGCGCTTTGTCCAGATGTGCGACGCTTTCAATATCCCGATCGTCACCCTGCTCGACGTGCCCGGCTTCCTGCCGGGCGTCGACCAGGAGCACGGCGGGATCATCCGGCACGGCGCCAAGCTGCTCTACGCGTACTGCAACGCCACCGTCCCCAGGATCTCGCTGATCCTGCGCAAGGCGTACGGAGGTGCCTACATCGTCATGGACAGCCAGTCCATCGGCGCCGACCTCACCTACGCCTGGCCGACCAACGAGATCGCGGTCATGGGTGCGGAGGGCGCCGCCAACGTCATCTTCCGGCGCCAGATCGAGTCGGCCGCCGACCCCGAGGCCACGCGCGCCCGCATGGTCAAGGAGTACAAGGCGGAACTGATGCACCCCTACTACGCCGCGGAGCGCGGCCTCGTCGACGACGTCATCGACCCCGCCGGGACCCGCGAGGTGCTCATCGGCTCCCTCGCCATGCTCCGTACCAAGCACGCCGACCTGCCCTCGCGCAAGCACGGCAATCCGCCGCAGTGA
- a CDS encoding acyl-CoA carboxylase subunit epsilon — protein sequence MSITATDRTPGPTEPPAGDPAAAVATGDVLRVERGQAGPEELAAITAVLLARAGAAAQPAPDEHAHARPRAGWRRLERESGFRPPHSWR from the coding sequence ATGTCCATCACCGCCACCGACCGGACTCCCGGTCCCACCGAGCCCCCGGCCGGCGATCCTGCCGCCGCCGTGGCCACAGGCGACGTGCTGCGCGTGGAGCGTGGCCAGGCCGGTCCCGAGGAACTGGCCGCCATCACCGCCGTCCTGCTCGCCAGGGCCGGTGCCGCCGCCCAGCCCGCGCCGGACGAGCACGCCCACGCCCGCCCCAGGGCCGGCTGGCGCCGCCTGGAGCGCGAGTCCGGCTTCCGCCCGCCGCACAGCTGGCGCTGA
- a CDS encoding ATP/GTP-binding protein, whose product MDFGSSSGGTARSTTSAKIVVAGGFGVGKTTFVGAVSEINPLRTEAVMTSASAGIDDLTHTGDKTTTTVAMDFGRITLDQDLILYLFGTPGQDRFWFMWDDLVRGAIGAVVLVDTRRLADCFPAVDYFENSGLPFVIALNGFDGQQPYQPDEVREALQIGPDTPIITTDARHRADAKSALITLVEHALMARLR is encoded by the coding sequence GTGGACTTCGGAAGCTCTAGCGGCGGAACCGCACGGTCGACCACCTCCGCGAAGATCGTGGTGGCCGGTGGTTTCGGCGTGGGCAAGACCACGTTCGTCGGCGCGGTCTCGGAGATCAACCCGCTGCGCACCGAGGCCGTCATGACATCGGCCTCCGCCGGCATCGACGACCTCACCCACACCGGAGACAAGACCACCACCACGGTGGCCATGGACTTCGGCCGCATCACCCTCGACCAGGACCTCATCCTCTACCTGTTCGGCACCCCCGGACAGGACCGCTTCTGGTTCATGTGGGACGACCTCGTCCGCGGCGCCATCGGCGCCGTCGTCCTCGTCGACACCCGCCGCCTCGCCGACTGCTTCCCCGCCGTCGACTACTTCGAGAACTCAGGACTCCCCTTCGTCATCGCCCTCAACGGCTTCGACGGACAACAGCCCTACCAGCCCGACGAAGTACGCGAAGCCCTCCAGATCGGCCCCGACACCCCCATCATCACCACCGACGCCCGCCACCGCGCCGACGCCAAAAGCGCACTCATCACCCTCGTCGAACACGCCCTCATGGCCCGACTGCGGTAA
- a CDS encoding DUF742 domain-containing protein, which translates to MATPPDGSGWSYGPAESHDDGMLDPYGLPAAPGGAYAPQPRRTDPPPPAPAPAPYEQPRPRITTVDPLMPRPHEEEPAPAGASSDHPLVRPYTMTGGRTRPRYQLAIEALVSTTATPLQVQGQLPEHQRICDLCLEIKSVAEISALLTIPLGVARILVADLAEAGLVAIHQPGGDENADGQPDVTLLERVLSGLRKL; encoded by the coding sequence GTGGCAACACCCCCGGACGGTTCCGGCTGGTCCTATGGACCCGCGGAGAGCCACGACGACGGCATGCTGGACCCTTACGGCCTGCCCGCCGCACCCGGTGGTGCGTACGCGCCCCAGCCCCGCCGGACCGACCCGCCTCCTCCGGCGCCGGCGCCCGCGCCCTACGAGCAGCCGCGACCGCGCATCACGACCGTAGACCCCCTGATGCCGCGGCCCCACGAGGAGGAGCCGGCGCCCGCGGGGGCCTCGAGTGATCATCCTCTCGTCAGGCCGTATACGATGACGGGCGGCCGGACCAGGCCGCGGTATCAGCTCGCCATCGAGGCGTTGGTGTCCACCACCGCCACACCGCTCCAGGTACAGGGGCAGTTGCCCGAGCACCAGCGGATCTGCGATCTGTGCCTTGAGATCAAGTCGGTGGCTGAGATCTCGGCGCTTCTCACGATTCCCCTTGGCGTGGCCCGTATCCTCGTCGCCGACCTGGCGGAGGCGGGGCTCGTGGCCATCCACCAGCCGGGCGGCGATGAGAACGCAGACGGTCAGCCTGATGTGACACTGCTGGAAAGGGTGCTCAGTGGACTTCGGAAGCTCTAG
- a CDS encoding roadblock/LC7 domain-containing protein, which yields MSQAAQNLNWLITHFVETTPGVSHTVVVSADGLLLAMSEGFPRDRADQLAAVASGLTSLTSGASRIFEGGPVNQTVVEMERGFLFIMSISDGSSLAVLAHPEADIGLIGYEMALLVDRAGTVLTPDLRAELQGSLLN from the coding sequence ATGAGCCAGGCGGCACAGAACCTGAACTGGTTGATCACCCATTTCGTGGAGACCACCCCCGGGGTGTCCCACACCGTGGTGGTCTCCGCCGACGGCCTCCTTCTGGCGATGTCCGAAGGCTTCCCGCGAGACCGGGCAGACCAGTTGGCGGCCGTCGCCTCCGGTCTGACGTCCCTGACGTCGGGGGCGTCCCGCATCTTCGAGGGCGGCCCGGTTAACCAGACAGTTGTGGAGATGGAGCGTGGATTCCTCTTCATAATGTCCATCTCCGACGGGTCTTCGCTCGCGGTACTTGCACACCCTGAAGCGGACATCGGTCTCATCGGGTACGAGATGGCACTTCTCGTTGACCGGGCGGGTACGGTTCTCACTCCAGACCTGCGCGCAGAGCTACAAGGGAGCCTTCTCAACTAG